From Toxorhynchites rutilus septentrionalis strain SRP chromosome 2, ASM2978413v1, whole genome shotgun sequence, a single genomic window includes:
- the LOC129768845 gene encoding uncharacterized protein LOC129768845, with amino-acid sequence MNQILLQRKQLPNNRILLPRKQLPMNLIQLQRKRRQTNRTLHQQRRPRMNQILLQRKQLPNNRILLQRKQLPNNRILLQRKQLPMNRIQLQRKRRQTNRTLHQLRRPQMNRIQLQRKRRQTNRTLHQQRRPRMNQILLQRKQLPNNRILLQRKQLPMNRIQLQRKRRQTNRTLHQLRRPQMNRIQLQRK; translated from the coding sequence ATGAACCAGATTCTACTCCAACGGAAACAACTACCGAACAACCGGATTCTACTCCCACGGAAACAACTACCGATGAACCTGATTCAACTCCAACGGAAACGACGACAAACGAACCGGACTCTACACCAACAGAGACGACCACGAATGAACCAGATTCTACTCCAACGGAAACAACTACCGAACAACCGGATTCTACTCCAACGGAAACAACTACCGAACAACCGGATTCTACTCCAACGGAAACAACTACCGATGAACCGGATTCAACTCCAACGGAAACGACGACAAACGAACCGGACTCTACACCAACTGAGACGACCACAAATGAACCGGATTCAACTCCAACGGAAACGACGACAAACGAACCGGACTCTACACCAACAGAGACGACCGCGAATGAACCAGATTCTACTCCAACGGAAACAACTACCGAACAACCGGATTCTACTCCAACGGAAACAACTACCGATGAACCGGATTCAACTCCAACGGAAACGACGACAAACGAACCGGACTCTACACCAACTGAGACGACCACAAATGAACCGGATTCAACTCCAACGGAAATGA